The following proteins are co-located in the Poecile atricapillus isolate bPoeAtr1 chromosome 2, bPoeAtr1.hap1, whole genome shotgun sequence genome:
- the LOC131575179 gene encoding ovalbumin-related protein Y-like isoform X1 translates to MGSISAANAEFCLDVFKEVKLHRSNDNVLFSSLSMLSTLALVYMGARGKTQSQMEKVLHFDNVTGDRDISDSQCGTAEYIHKSFKDLLSDIGRQNATYSLRIADRLYIEKTYPILQEYIKCAQKFYRAELEEADFKTAAEEARQIINSWVEKETNGRIQDLIVSDSIDLNTALVFVNVIYFKGIWKTAFKKEDTEEEPFNVTEQESRTVQMMRQNNTFKVARVAEDKIKILELPYTSGELSLLVLLPDDISGLAQLENKISYEKLMEWTSPKVMEKKRVRVYLPRMKIEEKYNLTSVLTSLGMTDLFSPSANLSGISSAESLRISEAIHQAYVEVTEEGTEAGGSEVVTGEIQQSSEVEEFRADHPFLFFIKHNPSDMILLFGRYCSP, encoded by the exons ATGGGCTCCATCAGTGCAGCAAATGCAGAATTTTGTCTTGACGTATTCAAAGAGGTGAAACTTCACCGCAGCAATGACAATGTGCTCTTTTCCTCCCTGAGCATGCTTTCAACCCTGGCCCTGGTGTACATGGGAGCAAGGGGTAAAACTCAGTCCCAGATGGAGAAG GTTCTTCACTTTGATAATGTTACAGGAGATAGAGACATTTCTGACTCCCAG TGTGGCACTGCTGAGTACATCCACAAATCATTCAAGGATCTTCTCTCAGACATCGGCCGGCAAAATGCTACTTACTCACTCAGGATTGCTGACAGACTCTATATCGAAAAAACATACCCTATTCTTCAG GAATACATAAAGTGTGCACAGAAATTCTacagggcagagctggaagaAGCTGACTTCAAAACAGCTGCAGAGGAAGCAAGACAGATCATCAATTCCTGGGTGGAAAAAGAGACAAATG GACGTATCCAAGACCTCATTGTGTCAGACTCTATTGATCTCAATACTGCGCTGGTCTTTGTGAATGTCATTTACTTCAAAGGGATATGGAAAACTGCATTCAAAAAAGAAGACACTGAGGAAGAGCCTTTCAACGTGACTGAG CAAGAGAGCAGAACAGTGCAAATGATGCGTCAGAACAACACCTTCAAAGTGGCAAGAGTGGCTGAAGACAAAATTAAGATCTTGGAGCTTCCGTACACCAGTGGAGAGCTGAGCCTGTTGGTGCTGCTGCCTGATGACATCTCTGGCCTGGCACAG CTGGAGAACAAAATCAGCTATGAAAAACTCATGGAGTGGACCAGTCCCAAAGTGATGGAAAAGAAGAGGGTGAGAGTGTACCTCCCACGTATGAAGATTGAGGAGAAATATAACCTCACATCTGTCTTGACATCCTTGGGTATGACCGACCTGTTCAGCCCCTCAGCCAACCTCTCTGGCATCTCTTCAGCAGAGAGCCTGAGGATATCTGAGGCCATCCACCAGGCATACGTGGAAGTCACTGAAGAGGGCACTGAGGCAGGTGGCTCAGAGGTTGTAACCGGAGAGATCCAACAGTCCTCTGAGGTTGAAGAGTTCAGGGCTGACCACCCATTCCTTTTCTTCATCAAACACAATCCAAGCGACATGATCCTCCTCTTTGGTAGATATTGTTCTCCCTAA
- the LOC131575179 gene encoding ovalbumin-related protein Y-like isoform X2, translated as MGSISAANAEFCLDVFKEVKLHRSNDNVLFSSLSMLSTLALVYMGARGKTQSQMEKVLHFDNVTGDRDISDSQVEKPQCGTAEYIHKSFKDLLSDIGRQNATYSLRIADRLYIEKTYPILQEYIKCAQKFYRAELEEADFKTAAEEARQIINSWVEKETNGRIQDLIVSDSIDLNTALVFVNVIYFKGIWKTAFKKEDTEEEPFNVTEQESRTVQMMRQNNTFKVARVAEDKIKILELPYTSGELSLLVLLPDDISGLAQLENKISYEKLMEWTSPKVMEKKRVRVYLPRMKIEEKYNLTSVLTSLGMTDLFSPSANLSGISSAESLRISEAIHQAYVEVTEEGTEAGGSEVVTGEIQQSSEVEEFRADHPFLFFIKHNPSDMILLFGRYCSP; from the exons ATGGGCTCCATCAGTGCAGCAAATGCAGAATTTTGTCTTGACGTATTCAAAGAGGTGAAACTTCACCGCAGCAATGACAATGTGCTCTTTTCCTCCCTGAGCATGCTTTCAACCCTGGCCCTGGTGTACATGGGAGCAAGGGGTAAAACTCAGTCCCAGATGGAGAAG GTTCTTCACTTTGATAATGTTACAGGAGATAGAGACATTTCTGACTCCCAGGTAGAGAA ACCTCAGTGTGGCACTGCTGAGTACATCCACAAATCATTCAAGGATCTTCTCTCAGACATCGGCCGGCAAAATGCTACTTACTCACTCAGGATTGCTGACAGACTCTATATCGAAAAAACATACCCTATTCTTCAG GAATACATAAAGTGTGCACAGAAATTCTacagggcagagctggaagaAGCTGACTTCAAAACAGCTGCAGAGGAAGCAAGACAGATCATCAATTCCTGGGTGGAAAAAGAGACAAATG GACGTATCCAAGACCTCATTGTGTCAGACTCTATTGATCTCAATACTGCGCTGGTCTTTGTGAATGTCATTTACTTCAAAGGGATATGGAAAACTGCATTCAAAAAAGAAGACACTGAGGAAGAGCCTTTCAACGTGACTGAG CAAGAGAGCAGAACAGTGCAAATGATGCGTCAGAACAACACCTTCAAAGTGGCAAGAGTGGCTGAAGACAAAATTAAGATCTTGGAGCTTCCGTACACCAGTGGAGAGCTGAGCCTGTTGGTGCTGCTGCCTGATGACATCTCTGGCCTGGCACAG CTGGAGAACAAAATCAGCTATGAAAAACTCATGGAGTGGACCAGTCCCAAAGTGATGGAAAAGAAGAGGGTGAGAGTGTACCTCCCACGTATGAAGATTGAGGAGAAATATAACCTCACATCTGTCTTGACATCCTTGGGTATGACCGACCTGTTCAGCCCCTCAGCCAACCTCTCTGGCATCTCTTCAGCAGAGAGCCTGAGGATATCTGAGGCCATCCACCAGGCATACGTGGAAGTCACTGAAGAGGGCACTGAGGCAGGTGGCTCAGAGGTTGTAACCGGAGAGATCCAACAGTCCTCTGAGGTTGAAGAGTTCAGGGCTGACCACCCATTCCTTTTCTTCATCAAACACAATCCAAGCGACATGATCCTCCTCTTTGGTAGATATTGTTCTCCCTAA